TATTTTTaccattctgtatttttttacttatacttCATCTCTTGTTGTTTCATGCTTTAATCTTGACTGACTGGTGGTTTCAATTTTTTAGCTCAGCAACCAGTTTATGTTGCACAAGACCCATGCAATCCATCACCATGTGGCCCCAATGCACAGTGTCGCGATGGAATTTGCACATGTGCGCCTGAATACGGTGGGGATCCATACCTTGGCTGCAGACCAGAATGTGTTCTTAGCACTGATTGTCCAAGAGACAAAGCTTGTATTAGGCAGAAGTGCGCAGATCCCTGCCCAGGAACTTGTGGACAGAATGCAAGGTGTGAAGTTGTGAACCACATACCGATATGCAGCTGTCCTCCTGGGTATTCAGGAAATGCTTTTGTTGACTGCAGAATATACCAAGGTAAAATACCACATTACTTTAACTCATAGCTTTTGtatgttttatattttgcttcactTCTGTATACTCAGCTTTTTAATGTTTCTGTTTTAAAACACAATAGGCCTCTTCTTTCTTTTGTTCCTTTACCATCCCATTCAATCCTATGTCAATCATCGGTACCCTAATTCCCACAGCAATTCCTCTCGTGGTTTCTTGTtccttaatttttgaaatgtggaTAACTCTTTGCTGCGagcattattatttatgataaatcTGTTGTTGtggaacaacattatttttatatgtgCATATGAGGCTTagttatgaaatttattcatgtAACTATTTCACTTTTATGCGTAGAACCAGTGGTAACTCAACCATGCCAACCATCACCTTGCGGGCCCAACAGTCAGTGCCGTGAAGTCAACAATCAGGCAGTTTGCTCATGTGTGGCTGGCTATGTGGGAAGCCCTCCTACTTGCCGTCCAGAGTGTGTTGTCAACTCAGATTGTAGTCAGAGTGAAGCTTGCAGCAACCAGAAGTGCAGGAACCCTTGCCCGGGCACATGTGGTGTGGGAGCTAGGTGTGAAGTTATTAACCACAACCCTATTTGCAGTTGTCCTTCTCGCTATACTGGGGATCCATTTGTTAAATGCAGCCCAATACGTAAGTGTATGGAATAGACAAGTATATTATAGTTGTTTTACATGCCTTCTATTCATTACTACATGAATATCACTAATGCCTACTATCTCTTGAGATGTATAATCTTCTAGTATTACTGTTGTCAATATGTTTAAAGGTATTTTTCTTGCatacataaatacataatatCAAGAAGACATGCATGATGTCACCATAAGCATGTTTTAACTTGGATTAAGTTTCCGGAATAGTCCTTATAATTATATCAATGATcatccttaaaattattttaaattctaaattagcatgtatttatcaattatttagcTATATCAAGGCGACCCGTTCTCTCAGTGTTATGTTCAGCGAGGTAGATTACctttttcattcatgttttttgtGTATTCAGTTTTCAGTTTAGCTGTTCCTTCAGGAGTCAATTCATCTCTATGTTACTTTTTCAATTGCAGAACCAATTGTGGAGGAGAAGGCAATGCCCTGCAATCCATCACCCTGCGGTGCCAATGCTGTGTGCAGAGAGCAAAACGGTGCTAGTTCTTGTACTTGTCTACCTGAGTATATTGGCAATCCTTATGAAGGATGTAGACCAGAGTGTATTCTTAATTCGGATTGTGCATCAAACAAGGCCTGTATTAATGGAAAATGTCAGGATCCATGCCCAGGAACTTGTGGACAGAATGCTGATTGCCAGGTTGTGAATCACTTGCCATCATGTACTTGCAGGCCTGGTTATGTGGGAGATCCATTCAGATATTGCAACCTTGCACCACGTGAAGGTAATTGAAATCTTTCTATATTTTTCAGTTACTTACGTTTTAATCTCATGTGCctacttttttaaatcttttgttGTGGCTTAATTCACTGTGTTTGATTGAACCATTGTACTCGTATATTTAAGCTAGCACTGCATTTTGGTGAAGTAATCATTTTAGGAATTGTTCAAGTTATTGGAGCTGATGTGATGAATCTTTATAATTacatgcttttcttttttttggctcaatctatatattttgtattataattctGACTGTAATATTTTAGGATATCCTTACTAGTAATTTTAAGATTTATTGTTTTCAAGTTAATGATTTTTCGTAGTATGCATTTAATCTTCTAtagtaaatgtttttttaaactgttTCCTAATAATTGATGCAGATATATTGGTGAAAGATAGTTGTTATTGTGATACCATTTTGTGTGTTGCAGAAGTTCCAGTCATTGTTGACCCATGCAATCCATCTCCATGTGGTCCCAATGCCCTATGCAGAAAGGTTAATGAACAGGCGGTGTGCTCTTGTCTGCCTAACTATGTCGGAAGCCCAGCTGGCTGCAGACCTGAATGTGTTGTCGGCTCTGAGTGTCCCTTGAATCGTGCATGTGTGAATCAGAAGTGTGTTGATCCATGCCCTGGCACATGTGGCCAAAATGCAATCTGCAAAGTGGTCAACCACGTACCCATTTGCACGTGCCCTGAAGGCCAAACTGGAGATCCTTTCTACAGATGCCAGCGCATTCCTGGTGAGTGTAGTGGGACATCTCTTGCTTTGAAGAATGAACTTCAATCATTTCAATCCTCGCGGAGTACGGCAATAAATGTTTTAACCATTTGCACAATCTTTTCAGCTCCTATTCCGGTTGTGTCAGAGGAAAGAGTCAACCTGTGCTATCCCTCGCCGTGTGGCCCACATTCTGAGTGTAGAAACATTGGCGGGGCTCCTTCATGCTCTTGTTTGCAAGGCTACTATGGAACTCCCCCAAGCTGCCGTCCAGAATGTACCATCAACCCAGAGTGTCGGTCAAACCTTGCGTGCATTAGGGAGAAATGCCGAGACCCATGCCCTGAGTCGTGTGGAGTTGGTGCTCAGTGCAGTGTCATCAACCATGTCCCAATATGTACTTGCCAGAAAGGTTACACTGGAGATCCATTCATTAGCTGTCATGTCATACCTCAAGGTAAAAATTTTACCTTATCCAATATAGCTACTGCAATTATGGATGAAGCTTGCATCTGTTAATTCTTTTGTGTTGTATTGGAGGAATTTGTAATATGAGCATTAGAGAATTATTAGCtgtattttcacaatttttttaatatttggatgATAGTCATTTAAGTGACATTCAAGCATTGTATTCTTCAGTTGTTTTGATGAAGCCTCAGTCTATTTTCTGTTACCTCTGATGAGGGTTTTTtgtttcaaaagtatttttcataattggatGCTGTTTATAACATTGGTTGCTCTATTCCTCTTCAGCGGTTGAGACACCTGCCGCAGATCCGTGCTTCCCATCTCCATGTGGTTCAAATGCAAACTGCAGGGATGGTGTCTGCATATGTATACCAGAATACTTGGGTGACCCATATGTAGGCTGTCGCCCAGAATGCGTCATCAACTCGGAATGTCCACGAAACAAGGCTTGCTTGAGACAAAAATGTGCTGACCCCTGCCCGGGAACTTGTGGTCAAGGAGCCAATTGTGTGGTTTCCAACCATGTACCAATATGCTCTTGTCCTCCTGGAATATCTGGTGATCCATTCATTATATGCCGACCATTCCAAGGTATGTGAAATACGTATTTCCTTATATTTGAATGAAGTTGCTTTTTTGTGATTGATATGTCTTCAATTTAGCCAAATTTACTGTCTGAAATGGActaatttaccatttttaaaatacttatttatgaTAGAGATGTCAAcaaataaaacttttgggtttACCCATGTCTTGTGTCTTAACCCTctcgagacggtggagttttcgtcttagcatgactgcagtactgagccccaagaaactcttctttctcgtggtacggagcatttttggagagcattcgttaagaagggtctcgctgaacctttttcgacccctccacgcagggacttcgcattatctcggactccgagagtagttgtgctccctccttcccgggtttacgaccatacctgcggcattggttcgcggtcaacttattgTTGTTTATTCACAAAGAACGTGTTGTTTATTTCCAAAGAACAAGTTATTTATTCACAAAGAACAAGAGCACATGTGCGGGTAAGAAAAACCAACTACAGACACTAACTACCAGAGGGCACCACCATACGGGTTCATACCAAAAAACAAGAGAATGGTGTGGGGTATTTTGCCCTCAGCGGTCACCTCAAACATCACAatacttatgtattgcttatatgtatttagtaaatggataattgtttcttgcacgtaaattacagactttgaatgaaattcctcatttttatctgagcattgtcaaattttaaatgaagttctaaggccattattaacacatttaacgcagcaacaatttccatgttgatgtttataacCAACTCgatatataagtaaatatttgtcgtagaatttcgtttaaaaatggtAAACGATGCTTAAAAGAcatgtggcggccgcacctcctgcctcgccgccacaccgcttgcccggaggcaagttAAAGCGCGCTCCGTCATCGTTTCCTTCCTAcagtccagatagcccagcggtagcgcggtcgcctcccaagcgggcggcgaccaagattcgatggaatggtttggacgatgtttattgattcgtgtacaattccacactgaactgccggccgaaaggccgcagtatttattcaaattgccaacttccagtatgttctatcttacttttcttgaacattaaagaaaattctagaagggaattctagaaggccagaaaaattaaataataaaactttccggcacggagaatcgaacccgggccgcccgcttgggaggcgaccgcgctACCGCTGTGCTATCTGGACTGTATCGATGACGGAGCGCGCTTTaacttgcctccgggcaagcggtgtggcggcgaggcaggaggtgtgGCGGTGTGGCgacgaggcaggaggtgcggccgccacaatACTCCCCCCGGGGGGAAGACAGCTGGCGTTGTAGCGTACAGGTGAACGAAGAGTCCGACCAGAGCGCGTCGTTGGAGGGGGGGCGGCAGAGGTGTCCGCGGGCGAAGGCGACGTCCCGGTCGATGGCGCGGAAGATGGTTTTCCGGAGGTCGGTTCAGGAGGTCTCGATGTcctttcttgaaaatcgtccgGCTGGAGAATGTGCGCAGGCTTAAGTCGGTCGATGGAGACGACTGTTGGTTTCCCGTTGATGTTGATGGTGAATGTTTTCTCGCTGCGGGTGATGACTGGATATGGCCCTAGATATGGTGGCTGGAGGGCCGTCCGAACTGCGTCTTGTCGCAGGAAGACGTGCGACGTCGTGGCTAGAGCCTTGTGAACAAAGATTTTCCGGCTGTTGGAATGATGAGTTGCAGGAGTTGGTCTCACTTTTGACATGTGAGTACGCAACCGAGAGACCAGATCCTCAGAACCGATGCTTGCCGGAGAGTCGGCGAAGAAATCACCCGGGAGACGCAGCCGTTCGCCATAGAGGAGTTCCGCTGGTGAAGCCTTCAGGCCCTCGCGCCAGGTGGTGCGGAGTCCGAGGAGAACCATTGGCAGTGCGTCGATCCAGGACTCCGGGGAGTGCGTCATTAGGGCTGTCTTGAGAGGGCGGTGCCAACGTTCTAGCATTCCATCAGCTTGAGGATGGTAGCTTGTGGTAGGGTGAAGAGCAATGCCCAGGGTGGCGCAGAGCTTTTTGAAGAGTCCTGATTCGAACTGTCGTCCTCGATCGCAGGTGAGGCGTTTTGGACAACCGTAGTGGGCAACCCATCCTAGGAGAAAACCTCGGCAGACGGATTCGGCAGTGATGTCGGCGAGAGGTTCTGCTG
This genomic interval from Ischnura elegans chromosome 5, ioIscEleg1.1, whole genome shotgun sequence contains the following:
- the LOC124159675 gene encoding neurogenic locus notch homolog protein 1-like; the encoded protein is MQKAGCRPECVVGSECPLNRACVNQKCVDPCPGTCGQNAICKVVNHVPICTCPEGQTGDPFYRCQRIPAPIPVVSEERVNLCYPSPCGPHSECRNIGGAPSCSCLQGYYGTPPSCRPECTINPECRSNLACIREKCRDPCPESCGVGAQCSVINHVPICTCQKGYTGDPFISCHVIPQAVETPAADPCFPSPCGSNANCRDGVCICIPEYLGDPYVGCRPECVINSECPRNKACLRQKCADPCPGTCGQGANCVVSNHVPICSCPPGISGDPFIICRPFQEPVVTQPCNPSPCGPNSQCRVLNNVAVCSCLPEYVGSPPSCRPECVVNSECNLNQACSNQKCRDPCPGTCGTGARCEVVNHNPICSCPSHMTGDPFVRCYPPEDRCVNAGVQKKIAKFREERLA